CGGGGCTCACCGCCCCAGGGCTTCGCGGTCCAGCTCACCTCCTGGTCCCCGGCCACGACCACGCCCGCGGCGGCGTAGCGCTCCACCCGCGCGTGCCCGATCCCCACCGACCCGGCCGCGAGCGCCAGGCATCCGAGCAGCGTCGAGGTCACCACGACGGCGGCGAAGACCGCCGCCCACGCCTTCCGGTGCGCCCGCAGCGAGCGCGCGGCCAGCAGCCGCTCGGCGCCGTTCACCGCCGCCCCGCCGGCGACACGGGCGATCCCGCGTGGGCATGCGCCGGACGGCGGTCCGGCGCGCCCAGCGCCGCCCGCACGGAGGCCGCGTCCGGCCGGTCGAGGGTGCCGGCCAGGCGCCCGGCGTCGAGGAAGACCGCACGGTCGGCCCACTGCGCGGCGACCGGGTCGTGCGTGACGAGGACGACCGTCCGGCCGTGGTCGTCCACGACACGGCGCAACAGCGCCAGGACACCGTCGGCGGTCGCCGGGTCGAGGGCCGCGGTCGGCTCGTCGGCGAAGATCACCTCGGGTTCGGTCACCAGGGCACGGGCGATCGCGACCCGCTGCCGCTGTCCGCCGGACAGCCGGGCGGGCACGTCCTCGGCGCGGTCCGCGAGCCCGACGGCCGCCAGGCCGGCGAGCGCCCGTCCGTCGTCGGGGGTGTCGGCCAGCAGCAGCGGCAACGCCACGTTCTCCCGCACGCTCAGCGACGGGACGAGGTTGAGCGACTGGAACACGAAGCCGACACGGTCGCGGCGGAGCCGGGTCAGTTCGGCCGGCTTCAGCCGCGCGAGGTCGGCGCCCCCGATGCGTACCGTGCCCGAGGTCGGACGGTCGAGCCCGGCCGCGCACCGCAGCAGGGTCGACTTCCCGGAGCCGGAGCTTCCCATGACGGCGACGAACCCGCCCCGCGGCACGGTCAGACTCACCGCGTCGAGCGCGACGGCCGCCGCGCCGCCGTCGCGGGCCGTCCCGTACGAGCGGGTCACCGCGTCGAGCACGAGGGCGGGACCGGAGTCGTACGCTCCGGCCGCCTCCCCACGGTCACGTCGTCGCCTGAAGCCGAACATCCCCAGCCTTTCCGCAGTCGGTCTCTCTCCGGAAACGCTAGAAAAGCGCAGGTCAGACAGGTACCCGGCAGGCCCCCGGATGCATGGTGGGGCCAGCTACACCCCCGAACGCCCGCGCCCCGCCGGTCGGGTGACCGGCGGGGCGCGTCTCGGCAGAGGGCGGGAGGCTCAGCGGCGACGCCGCCGGCCGTCCTCCTCGTCGTCGTGCGGGCCGAGGAGCTCGTCCGCGAGGCTCGGCAGGTCGTCGAGCGGGGTCTCCTCCGCCCAGTCCGAGCGGCGGCGCGGCCGGCCCTGCTCGTCGACCTGCGGCAGCTCGGCGGTCCGGTCGTTGGCACCGTCCGGCCCGGGCCGCTCGTCGCGGAAGAAGTCCTGCGGCACGCGGTCCGCGGGGGCGGCGTCGCTCACGGACGGGAGCACGGCCGTCTCGTCGGCGGCGCGCGGGTCGCGGGCCTCGCGCGGGTCGCGCACCGGCGGGAGGACCGCCGTCTCGTCCACGGCGCGGTCCTCGCCCACCTGCGGCAGCACCGTCGTCTCGTCCTGCGGCCGCACGACCGGCGTCGGCACGGTCTGGGTCACGTCGTCCGGCTTCACCACCGGCGTCGGGACGGTCACCTCGTTCGCCGACACGGTCGCGGCGGCCTCCGCCTCGGCGGCTGCCTTCCGGGCCGCCTCCGCGGCCGCGGCAGCGGCAGCGGCGGCCTGCGCCTCGGCAGCGGCCTTCGCCTTCGCGGCGGCCTCCGCCTCCGCCCGGGCCTTGGCCGCGGCCTCCGCCTCGGCGGCGCGCCGGGCCTCCTCCGCCCGCAGCAGCGCCTCCTCGGCCTTCCGCTGCTTCTCCAGGCGGCGCGCCTCGGCCTCGGCCCGCAGCCGGGCCTCCTCCTCGGCCTGCTTGCGCAGCCGCTCCTGCTCCGCCTGGTGGGCCTTCTCCTCGGCCTCGCGCCGGCGGCGCTCCTCCTCGGCGGCCTGCCGCGCCTCCTCGGCCCTCTGCCGGGCCTCCTCCGCCTGGCGCTCGGCCTCGCGGCGGCGGGCCTCTTCCTCCTCGGCCTTGCGGCGGGCCTCCTCCTCGGCGCGGAGCTTGGCGAGCTGCTCCTGGCGCTCGCGCTCCAGCCGCTCCTCCTCCGCCTTGCGCGCGGCCTCCTCCTCGGCCCGGCGACGAGCGTCCTCCTCGGCCTTGCGGCGCGCTTCCTCCTGGGCCTTCACCTCGGCCTCGGACAGCGGCAGCATCTGGTCGAGCCGGTGGCGCACCACGGTGGTGACCGACTCCGGCTCCTGGCCGGCGTCGACGACGAGGTAGCGCGCGGGGTCGGCGGCGGCGAGGGCGAGGAATCCGGCCCGGACCCGGGAGTGGAACTCGGGCGGCTCGGACTCCAGCCGGTCCGGCGCCTCGGTGAACCGTTCCCGCGCGGTCTCCGGGGAGACGTCGAGCAGCACGGTCAGGTGCGGGACGAGACCACCGGTGGCCCAGCGGTTGATCCGGGCGACCTCGGTCGGCGACAGGTCCCGGCCGGCGCCCTGGTAGGCGACGGACGAGTCGATGTACCGGTCGGAGATGACGATCGCGCCGCGCTCGAGGGCGGGCTTGACCAGCGAGTCGACGTGCTCGGCGCGGTCGGCGGCGTACAGCAGGGCCTCGGCGCGGTGCGACAGGCCGGCACTGGACACGTCGAGCAGGATCGAGCGCAGCCGCTTGCCGATCGGCGTCGCGCCGGGCTCGCGGGTGACGACGACCTCGTGGCCCTTGGCGCGGATCCACTCGGCGAGGGCCTCGGCCTGCGTGGACTTGCCCGCGCCGTCGCCGCCCTCCAGGGCGATGAAGAAGCCGGTCGGGGCCGGGGCCTGGACCGGGTCGGCGCCGCGCAGCGCGTCGCGCAGGTCGCGGCGGAGCGGGACACCGGCGCGGTCGTCGGTCTTGGCGAGGACGATCACGGCGACGGGCAGCAGCAGCGCGCCGACCAGCATGAGCGTGAAGGCGGCGCCGCCGTGCGCGAAGACGAAGTCGCCGGAGCCGAGCCGCTGCCGGCTGATCGCGGCCGCCACGAGCGGCCCGGCGATCGCGCCGAGCGCGATCGCGACCCGGACGACGGCCTGCAGGTGCTCGGTGAACCGGGCCCGCCGGAACTCCTCGCTCTCCTGGTCGATCAGGATGTGCCCGGTGTTCGCGGCGACACCGGCCGCGTACCCGGCGACCGCGGCGATGCCGATGACGGTCGCGGTGTCCGGGACCAGGCCCACGGCCAGCAGCGCGACGCCGGTCAGCGCGATCGCGAGGGCGAGCAGCCGTCGGCGCGAGAGGAGGGTGAGGACGGCCGGGGCGGTGCGGATGCCGACGGCGACCGAGCCGGTCAGCGCGAGGATCAGCAGCGCGAAGGTGGCGGGCCCGCCGCCGAGGTCGACGGCGTGCAGCGCGGCGACGGCCGCGGCGGAGGCGATCGCTCCGGCGACGCTCGCGCAGGCGAGCACGAGCAGCGGGACGGCGCCGGTGCGGCCCTTGTCGGGGCCCTCGCCGGTGGTGGGCCGGCGCAGGCCCTCCAGCGGCGAGCGCGGGCGCGGCGTCTGCCGGTCGGGCAGCTCGATCAGGGCGAGGACGGAGAGCGAGGCGGAGAACAGACCGGCGGCGACGTACGCGCCGAGCGCGGCCTGGTGCTGGTCGAACCACGCGATGCCGGTTCCGAGCAGGTTGCCGATCAGCGTGGCGACGAGCAGCACGGCCGCGGCGGCCGGGACGGCGAGGAAGTCGGTACGCAGCGACAGCCGGCGCAGCGCGTCGAGGTGGTCGGGCAGCGGCCGGACGGCCGCGCCCTCCAGCGGCGGCGCGGGCAGCAGCGCCGGCGCGACGCTCTCCTTGGCGACGGTCCACAGCCGCTCGGCGACGCCGGTGACGAAGACGGTCCCGAGCAGGAACCAGACGGCGCGGTCGGGGACCCAGTCGATCCACAGCGGCGCGACGACGAGCAGCGCGAGCCGGATGCCGTCCGCGGCGATCATGGTCCACCGGCGGTCGAGCGGGCCGCCGGGCCGGGTCAGCGCGGTGAGCGGACCGAGGAGTACGGCTCCGAACAGCACGGTCGCGAGCACCCGTGCCCCGAGCACGGCGGCGACGGCGAAGGCGGCCCCGCGGTATCCGCCGCCGAAGGCGTCCTGGGCGACCGTGGCCTGAAGGACCAGCAGCACCAGAACCAGCAGGGCGAGGGCGTCCCCCGTCCCGCCGACGAGCTGGGCACTCCACAGCCGCCGCAGCGGCTGATTGCGCAGGAGGGCCCGTACGGCACGTTCCCGGGAGTCCGCGACGAGTGCGGCGTCGAAGTCTGGCTGCTCGGCTCGCGTCATCCGCCCAGCCTATCCGGAGCCCCCTGCTCCCCGGACGCCCCACCCGAACATTTGCCTGCCCCGCGCGAAGGGGGCGGGGGCATCGCCCCCGCCCCCTCCCTCACGCCTGGTGGCGGACTACTCGTCCGTCGACGCCTTCGTCGAAGCCGCCGCCTTCTTCGCGGTCGTCTTCTTCGCCGTGGTCGTCTTCTTGGCGGCCGTCGTCGTCTTCTTCGCCGCGGTCTTCTTGGCGGCCGTCGTCTTCTTGGCCGCCGTCTTCTTCGCGGCGGTCTTCTTCGCCGGGGCCTTCTTGGCCGTCTTCTTGGCCGGTCCCTTCGCGCGCTTCTCCGCGAGCAGCTCGTAGCCGCGCTCCGGCGTGATGTCCTCGACGCTGTCGCCGGTCCGGAGCGTCGCGTTCGTCTCGCCGTCCGTCACGTACGGGCCGAAGCGGCCGTCCTTCACGACGACGGGGCGCTCGCTCACCGGGTCCGTGCCCAGCTCCTTCAGCGGCGGCTTGGCCGCCGCCCGGCCACGCTGCTTCGGCTGGGCGTAGATCGCCAGCGCCTCTTCCAGCGTGATCGTGAAGAGCTGGTCCTCGCTGGTCAGCGACCGCGAGTCGGTGCCCTTCTTCAGGTAGGGGCCGTACCGCCCGTTCTGCGCGGTGATCTCGACGCCCTCCGCGTCCGTGCCCACCACGCGCGGCAGCGACATCAGACGCAGCGCGTCCTCCAGCGTCACCGTGTCCAGTGCCATGGACTTGAACAGCGAGGCGGTCCGCGGCTTCACCGCGTTCTTGCCGGTCTTCGGGGTGCCCTCGGGCAGGATCTCCGTGACGTACGGCCCGTACCGGCCGTCCTTCGCGACGATCTGGTTGCCGCTCACCGGGTCCGTGCCCAGCTCGAAGTCGCCGCTCGGCTTCGCCAGCAGTTCCTCCGCGTACTCGACCGTCAGCTCGTCGGGCGCGAGGTCGTCGGGCACGTCGGCGCGCTGGTGCCCCTCGGTCTCCTTCTCGCCGCGCTCGATGTACGGCCCGTACCGGCCGACCCGCAGCACGATGCCGCTGCCGACGGGGAACGAGGAGATCTCCCGGGCGTCGATCGCGCCGAGGTCGGTCACGAGCTCCTTCAGGCCACCGAGGTGGTCCCCGTCGCCGTTCCCGGCCTCCGAGGCCGCACCGGCGGCGTCGCCCTCGCCGAAGTAGAAACGCTTCAGCCACGGCACGGACTGCGCCTCGCCGCGTGCGATGCGGTCGAGGTCGTCCTCCATCTTGGCGGTGAAGTCGTAGTCGACGAGCCGGCCGAAGTGCTTCTCCAGCAGGTTGACCACGGCGAAGCTCAGGAAGGACGGCACGAGCGCCGTGCCCTTCTTGAAGACGTAGCCGCGGTCGAGGATCGTGCCGATGATCGACGCGTACGTCGACGGGCGGCCGATCTCCCGCTCCTCCAGCTCCTTGACCAGCGTGGCCTCGGTGTAGCGGGCCGGCGGCTTGGTCGAGTGACCGTCGGTGGTGATCTCCTCGGCGCGCAGCGCGTCGCCCTCGGCGACCTGCGGCAGGCGGCGCTCGCGGTCGTCGAGCTCGGCGTTCGGGTCGTCCGCGCCCTCGACGTAGGCCTTCATGAAGCCGTGGAAGGTGATCGTCTTGCCGGACGCGGAGAACTCGACGTCCCGGCCGTCGGCGGACCGGCCGCCGATCTTCACGGTGACGGAGTTTCCGGTCGCGTCCTTCATCTGCGAGGCGACGGTGCGCTTCCAGATCAGCTCGTAGAGCCGGAACTGGTCGCCGGTCAGGCCGGTCTCGGCCGGCGTGCGGAAACGATCACCCGAGGGGCGGATCGCCTCGTGCGCCTCCTGGGCGTTCTTGACCTTCCCGGCGTACGTGCGCGGCTTGTCCGGCAGGTAGTCCGCGCCGTAGAGCTGCGTGACCTGAGCCCGGGCCGCGGCGACCGCGGTGTCGGACAGGGTCGTGGAGTCGGTACGCATATAGGTGATGAAGCCGTTCTCGTACAGCTTCTGGGCCACCTGCATGGTCGCCTTCGCTCCGAAGCCGAGCTTGCGCGAGGCCTCCTGCTGGAGCGTGGTCGTACGGAACGGGGCGTACGGCGAGCGGCGGTACGGCTTCGACTCGACCGAGCGCACCGCGAACGCGGTCTCGGCGAGCGCCGCCGCGAGGGCGCGGGCGTTCGCCTCGTCCAGGTGCAGCACCTGACCGGCCGAGGCGGTCTTGAGCTGACCGTCCGCGCCGAAGTCGCGGCCCTGCGCGACGCGCCGGCCGTCGACCGTGTTCAGGCGCGCGACCAGCGACGACGGGTCGGACGGGTCACCGGCGCGGCCGGTGGAGAAGGTGCCGGTGAGGTCCCAGTACTCGGCGGAGCGGAACGCGATGCGCTCGCGCTCGCGCTCGACGACGAGCCGGGTGGCGACGGACTGCACGCGGCCGGCGGACAGCCGCGGCATGACCTTCTTCCACAGGACCGGCGAGACCTCGTAGCCGTAGAGGCGGTCGAGGATGCGGCGGGTCTCCTGGGCGTCCACCATCCGCTTGTTCAGCTCGCGCGGGTTGCGCACGGCGTCCTGGATCGCGTCCTTGGTGATCTCGTGGAAGACCATCCGGTGGACGGGGACCTTGGGCTTCAGGACCTCCAGGAGGTGCCACGCGATGGCCTCGCCCTCGCGGTCCTCATCGGTGGCCAGGAAGAGTTCGTCGGACTCGGCCAGCTGCTCCTTGAGCTTCCTGACCTGCGCCTTCTTGTCGGCGTTGACGACATAGATGGGCTGGAAGTCGTGCTCGACGTCGACGCCGAGCCGACGCACCTCGCCGGTGTACTTCTCCGGCACCTCCGCGGCGCCGTTCGGGAGGTCGCGGATGTGCCCGACGCTCGCCTCGACGACGTAGCCGGGGCCGAGGTAGCCCTTGATCGTCTTCGCCTTGGCAGGCGACTCGACGATGACGAGTCGGCGGCCGCCCTGTGCGGTCTCGCTGGTCGGGGACAACTTCGCTCTTCTCTCCGGTCGACGCTCTGTGAACGTGCGGCGCAGGGTGCGTGGCGCATGTGTGGCCACGGCGTGGCACCTGCTGTCGCTGCGGAGTGTGACGGTACAACCCGCCCCCGTGTCAAACGGCAAAAGCCCGCAACGGCCACTCGAACGGTAACCCGACTCAGGGCATTCCTGCCGCCCGGACCCTGCGTGACATCGAGCGGATCTTGTCCGGACCCCCGGTCGGGGGTGTGCGCCCCGTTCCGTCAGACGCGGCCGAAGCACCACACGCCGAGGGCGAGGAAGATCACGCCGAAGGCGGTGGCGAGCGTCGCCGCCGCGACCGGGCTCACCCCGTGCGCGACCGGTGCCCGGTGCAGCAGCCGCGCCCCCGTCCAGACCATCAGCGCCGCCCCGAACAGCGCGAACGCCGTTCCGGCGAAGATCGCAGGCCCGCTCTCCATGCCCGTACCCCGTTCCCGTGTCCGGTCTCCCCCGAGAGGCCGAGGCTGGCACCTCCGGGCGTCGTGGGCGCGAATTCCGGGTGAACGACGCGGGCCGGTCCGGACGAGTTCACGAATATGGCCGGTACTGAGCGCAACCTTCCGACGTCAGGACGTCACGGCCCGCAGCCCACGAGTCCACGGACGGCCGCGCCGCCCGACAGCGCCGTACGGGTCGACACCGCCTCAGGACGCGCCCGCGCCGCCCGTCGGCTCCAGGAAGCCCTCCTCCACCAGCAGCCGGATCGCCTGCGGCGTGCGGTCCCGCAGCAGCACCGGGTCCTCGCCGGTCAGCTGCCCGATCGCGTCGAGGATCCGGCCCGCGCTGAGCGTGCCGTCGCACACGCCCGCGAACCCGGCCGCCACGTGGTCGACCCGGGTGGCCCGCCGCATCCCGCGGTTCTGCCGCAGCACCACGTGCTCCGGGTCCTCGGCGCCGGGCAGCCCGACCTGCTCCTGCACGATCTCGGGGGCGAGGCGGAACGAATCGGCCAGCAGCGCCGCGTCGTCCCGCGCCCGCAGGTAGTCCTGACGCTCGAAGTGCGCCCGTACGACGTCCCCGAGCGGCTGCTCCACCGCGTGCGGCCACTCCTCGATCACGATCGACGGCTCGACCGCGCCGGACTCGACCGCCGCCGACCTGCGCAGCGTGATCCAGCCGAAGCCGACCGCCTTGGTGCCGCGCGCCTCGAACTCGTCGAGCCAGCCCTCGTACCGACCGGCGTACGCCTCCGGGTCCTCGCGGTGGTCGCCGCTGTCGCGCAGCCACAGCTCGGCGTACTGGGTGATGTCCTGCACCTCGCGCTGCACGATCCAGGCGTCGCAGCCGCGCGGCACCCAGGACCGCAGCCGGTCCTGCCACTGCTCGCCGTCGACGTGCTGCCAGTTGGCGAGGAACTGCGCGAACCCGCCGTCGTTGAGCCGGGCCCCGGCCTGCTGGACGAGCGTGCGGCACAGGTCGTCGCCGCCCATCCCGCCGTCCCGGTAGGTCAGTCGGGCGCCGGGAGAGATGACGAAGGGAGGGTTGGACACGATCAGGTCGTACGTGTCCCCGTCGACCGGCTCGAACAGCGAGCCTTCGAGCAGCGTCGCCTCGTGCACGCCGGACAGCGCGAGGGTCAGCCGGGTGAAGCCCAGGGCGCGGGGGTTGAGGTCGGTGGCGGTCAGCCGCGTCGCGTGCTGGGCCGCGTGCAGCACCTGGATGCCGGAGCCGGTGCCGACGTCGAGCGCGGAGGCGACGGGGGTGCGGACGGTGATGCCGGCGAGCGTGGTGGAGGCGCCGCCGACGCCGAGGACGACGCCCTCGTCCTTCTTGCCGATGCCTCCCGCGCCCCCGACGGCGCAGCCCAGGTCGGAGACGATGAACCAGTCCTGGCCCTCGGGTCCGCCGTACGGCCGTACGTCGACGGCGGCGGCGACCTCGTCGGCGCCGTCCGGGCCGGGGGTCCGCACCAGCCAGCCGTCGGCCAGCGCGTCCTCGAGCGGAAGCGCGGCGGCGGCCCGCTCCGCCGGAACGGGCTTCTGCAGCAGGAAGAGCCGGACGAGGGTCTCCAGCGGGCTGTCGCCCCGGGTGGCGCGCAGCGCGGGCACGGTCTCGCTGCGGGCGAGCGCGGCGTAGGCGGGGGCTCCGAGCAGCTCGAGCAGCCCGTCGGCGGTGAAGTCGGCGGCGAGCAGCGCGTCGCGAAGGAGGCCCGCTCGCGCGGACGTCGGAAGGCCGGGGGTCTGGCTGGTCGTACTCACCACCCCATTGTGACCGGCGCCACCGACAATTCCGCCACCAGGGCGCGGGACGCGACGGGCCCGGGGACACGAGGTCCCCGGGCCCGCTGGCGTGAGAACGGGATTCTCCGGGTCCGTTACGACTTCGCCGAAGCGGAGGGGGACGCCGGCGCGCCGGGCTTGGCGCTCGCGGAGCCCGACGGCTTCGGCGCGGGCGCCGACGGCGTCACCTTCTGGCAGCCCGGCTGCTTGGCCATGGCCGTGCCCAGCTCGCCCGACTGGAGCTTCGCCAGGGCGTCCTGGTCCATCTTCTCGATCTTCTTCAGCCCGTCCGCGACGCCCTGCAGGCCGTCCGCGAACTTCTGCTGGTTGTTCGGGTCGAGCGCGTCGACCTGCTTCTTCAGGTTCTCGTACGCGACGGCGGTGGCGTTGAGCTCCTTCACGGCGTCCGACTGGAGCTTCTCGCCGTTGTCCACCGGCGGCGCGCCCGCGCCCTCGACGGCCTTGGCCAGCGCGCGGTCCGCGTCGGCGATGTCCTGGAAGGCCTTCGAGTCCGCGGCCTGGATGTCGGCGGGCTTGCCGTCCGCGGCCGTCGAGATGATGACCTGCTGGGCGTCGGCCCTCTTCTGGAGCTGGGGCTTGGCCTGGTCGCAGACCGTCTTGGCCCAGGCGTTGACCTTGTCGTCGTTGCCGTCGTCGCTGCAGCCCGACAGCGCCAGCATCAGTACCGCACCGCCGGACAGTGCGGCCGCAAGCTTCTTGTTCACCGGATCGGTCCCTTCCAAGGCTCTCGGCCCCGGAACATACACGCCGATCGGGCGACATCCACCTTTCGTGCGACCGATCCGTATGCCATTGCAGCCATTTGCACCAGACACGAGGGGGCGGACGACACGTCAGAACGCGCCGCCCGCCCACAGTTTGACCAGCTGTTACGAGACCACTGCGGGATCCGCGCTGCTCGACGTGCGCTCGGCGGTGTTGTCCTCGTCACCCATCGCCACGGTGCGTCGCTTGGAGACGTACACCGCGCCGATGATGACGACGATCGCGAGCACCGCGACCAGCGCCCGCATCCCGGGGCTGGCGTCGTCGCCGTAACTGAACTGCACCACGGCGGGTGCGATCAGCAGCGCGACCAGGTTCATCACCTTCAGCAGCGGGTTGATCGCCGGGCCCGCGGTGTCCTTGAACGGGTCGCCGACGGTGTCGCCGATCACCGTGGCGGCGTGGGCGTCGCTGCCCTTGCCGCCGTGGTGCCCGTCCTCGACCAGCTTCTTCGCGTTGTCCCAGGCGCCGCCCGAGTTCGCGAGGAAGACGGCCATCAGCGTGCCGGTGCCGATGGCGCCCGCGAGGTACGAGCCGAGGGCGCCGACACCGAGGCTGAAGCCGACCGCGATCGGCGCCATCACGGCGAGCAGGCCGGGTGTGGCGAGTTCGCGGAGCGCGTCCTTGGTGCAGATGTCGACGACGCGCCCGTACTCCGGCGTCTCGGTGTAGTCCATGATCCCGGGGTGCTCGCGGAACTGCCGGCGCACCTCGAAGACCACCGCGCCGGCGGACCGCGACACCGCGTTGATCGCCAGCCCGGAGAAGAGGAACACCACCGCGGCACCGAGGATCAGGCCGACCAGGTTGTTGGGTTGCGAGATGTCCATCGACAGGTTCATCCCGGAGGCCTTCGCACCGACGTCGGAGACCGCCGCGGCGATCGCGTCCCGGTACGAGCCGAAGAGCGCCGCCGCCGCCAGGACGGCCGTGGCGATGGCGATGCCCTTGGTGATGGCCTTGGTGGTGTTGCCGACGGCGTCGAGGTCGGTGAGGACCTGCGCGCCGGCGCCCTCGACGTCGCCGGACATCTCGGCGATGCCCTGGGCGTTGTCGGAGACCGGGCCGAAGGTGTCCATCGCGACGATGACGCCCACGGTCGTGAGCAGGCCGGTGCCGGCCAGCGCGACCGCGAACAGCGCCAGCATGATCGACGCCCCGCCGAGCAGGAACGCGCCGTACACGGCGAGCCCGATCAGCAGCGCGGTGTAGACCGCGGACTCCAGACCGATGGAGATGCCGGCGAGGACGACGGTGGCGGGCCCGGTGAGCGAGGACTTGCCGATGTCGCGGACCGGGCGCCGGCTGGTCTCGGTGAAGTAGCCGGTGAGCTGCTGGATCAGCGCCGCGAGGACGATGCCGATGGCCACCGCCACCAGGGCGAGGATCCTCGGGTCGCCGCTGTGCGTGAGGATGCTCTCCTCGGTGACTCCCTTGAGGTCCGCGTACGAGGACGGCAGGTAGGCGAAGACGGCCACCGCGACCAGGGCGAGCGAGATCAGCGCGGAGATGAAGAATCCGCGGTTGATCGCGGTCATGCCGCTGCGGTCGGCGCGCCGCGGGGCGACCGCGAAGATGCCGATCATCGCGGTGACCACGCCGATCGCCGGGACGATCAACGGGAAGGCGAGCCCGAGGTCGCCGAAGGCGGCCTTGCCGAGAATGAGCGCGGCGACCAGCGTCACCGCGTACGACTCGAACAGGTCGGCGGCCATGCCCGCGCAGTCGCCCACGTTGTCGCCCACGTTGTCGGCGATCGTGGCGGCGTTGCGGGGGTCGTCCTCCGGGATGCCCTGCTCGACCTTGCCGACCAGGTCGGCGCCGACGTCCGCGGCCTTGGTGAAGATGCCGCCGCCGACACGCATGAACATGGCGATGAGCGCCGCCCCGAGGCCGAAGCCCTCCAGGACCTTGGGCGCGTCCGCCGCGTAGACCAGGACGACGCAGGAGGCGCCGAGCAGGCCGAGGCCGACCGTGAACATGCCGACGACGCCGCCGGTACGGAAAGCGATCTTCATGGCCTTGTGCGCGACGGACGTCAGATCCTTTTCCGGTCCGTCCTCGGCCGGAGTCGCCTCTCGCGCGGCAGCCGCCACGCGTACATTCGCCCGCACCGCGAGCCGCATGCCGATGTATCCGGTGGCCGCCGAGAAAAGCGCACCCACCAGGAAGAACACGGAACGGCCCGCGCGTTGCGACCAGTTGTCGGCCGGCAACAACATCAACAGGAAGAACACCACGACGGCGAAGATCCCGAGAGTGCGCAACTGCCGTGCCAGATACGCATTTGCGCCTTCCTGCACGGCGCCCGCGATCTTCTTCATCGATTCGGTGCCCTCGCCCGCCGCCAGCACCTGACGTACCAGCAGCTGGGCGACGAACAGGGCGGCCAACGCGACGACCGCGATGACGATCACGATGGTTCGGTTCTCGTCGGTGAGTACCGCTGCGGCGAGAGATGTGGGGTGGTCGGACAGGTGTGGATTGAAGAGCCCCGCCATTCGTCCTCCTTGACGCTCAGAGCTCAAGATGTGGACGGATTGTAGGGAGCGGAACCTGATCAAAACAGGGCGCCGCAAATCTCATTGGCCG
This sequence is a window from Streptomyces sp. HUAS YS2. Protein-coding genes within it:
- a CDS encoding small secreted protein: MNKKLAAALSGGAVLMLALSGCSDDGNDDKVNAWAKTVCDQAKPQLQKRADAQQVIISTAADGKPADIQAADSKAFQDIADADRALAKAVEGAGAPPVDNGEKLQSDAVKELNATAVAYENLKKQVDALDPNNQQKFADGLQGVADGLKKIEKMDQDALAKLQSGELGTAMAKQPGCQKVTPSAPAPKPSGSASAKPGAPASPSASAKS
- a CDS encoding sodium-translocating pyrophosphatase; this translates as MAGLFNPHLSDHPTSLAAAVLTDENRTIVIVIAVVALAALFVAQLLVRQVLAAGEGTESMKKIAGAVQEGANAYLARQLRTLGIFAVVVFFLLMLLPADNWSQRAGRSVFFLVGALFSAATGYIGMRLAVRANVRVAAAAREATPAEDGPEKDLTSVAHKAMKIAFRTGGVVGMFTVGLGLLGASCVVLVYAADAPKVLEGFGLGAALIAMFMRVGGGIFTKAADVGADLVGKVEQGIPEDDPRNAATIADNVGDNVGDCAGMAADLFESYAVTLVAALILGKAAFGDLGLAFPLIVPAIGVVTAMIGIFAVAPRRADRSGMTAINRGFFISALISLALVAVAVFAYLPSSYADLKGVTEESILTHSGDPRILALVAVAIGIVLAALIQQLTGYFTETSRRPVRDIGKSSLTGPATVVLAGISIGLESAVYTALLIGLAVYGAFLLGGASIMLALFAVALAGTGLLTTVGVIVAMDTFGPVSDNAQGIAEMSGDVEGAGAQVLTDLDAVGNTTKAITKGIAIATAVLAAAALFGSYRDAIAAAVSDVGAKASGMNLSMDISQPNNLVGLILGAAVVFLFSGLAINAVSRSAGAVVFEVRRQFREHPGIMDYTETPEYGRVVDICTKDALRELATPGLLAVMAPIAVGFSLGVGALGSYLAGAIGTGTLMAVFLANSGGAWDNAKKLVEDGHHGGKGSDAHAATVIGDTVGDPFKDTAGPAINPLLKVMNLVALLIAPAVVQFSYGDDASPGMRALVAVLAIVVIIGAVYVSKRRTVAMGDEDNTAERTSSSADPAVVS